The genomic interval CATTTTCAACAGCTTTCAAAACCCCTTTACCCAAGTAAAAAGATTTATCACCATCACGTAATTCTACAGCTTCATGTATTCCTGTAGAAGCACCTGAAGGAACAGCAGCTCTTCCAACAGCACCATTTGTTGTGTAAACGTCTACTTCTACCGTTGGATTACCTCTTGAATCTAAAACTTGTCTTCCGACAATGCGTGCGATATAACTCATGTTTTTGATTTATTTAGAAGCTTAGTGCTTCGCTTGTTGCATATTGGTTATAAATTGATCGAATAGGTAGCGTGAATCGTGCGGTCCAGCAGATGCTTCTGGATGGTATTGAACAGAAAAAACGGGTTTATCTGTCAACATGATTCCTGCAATCGTTTGATCGTTTAAATGTTCGTGTGTAACTTGAATTCTTGGATTCGCTTTTACACTTTCTTTAGCGATCACAAATCCATGATTCTGAGAGGTGATTTCTCCTTTTCCTGTCAGTAAATTCATCACTGGATGGTTGATTCCTCGGTGACCGTTAAACATTTTCTCTGTTTTCAAGCCTTGACTTAATCCTAAGATTTGGTGACCTAAACAAATTCCGAATATCGGTGTTCCTAATTCAACCAATTCTTTCACTAGAGAAATTTCATTAGGCATTGCTGACGGATCTCCAGGGCCATTCGACAATAAATAACCATCCGGATTAAATGCTTTTAATTCAGAGACAGTTGCATTCATTGGAAAAACCTTCACAAAACAACCTCTATCTACCAAACATCGGATAATATTCTTCTTCACTCCAAAATCGAGTAAGGCAACTTTGAATTCACTCGATGAATCACCAACTTCATAAGCTGTTTTTGTAGCAACTTTTGAAGACAACTCTAAGCCATCCATTGACGGAACTTCTTTTACTTGTTTTTGAAGCGCTTTTTCATCTAAGATCTCAGATGAAATAATTGCATTCATTGCACCTTTATGACGAATGTGTCGAACCAATGCTCGTGTATCGATATCTGTAATACCAACTTTATCATTTTCCACTAAATAATCTTGCATACTAGATGTAGCAGAAGTTCTTGAAAAGTTGTTGGCAAATTTTTTGGTAACTAAACCAGCAATCTTTACAGTTTCAGACTCCACTTCAATTGGGTTTACACCGTAATTACCAATATGAGAAGTCGTCATGACTAGTATTTGACCATAATAGGAAGGATCAGTAAATACTTCTTGATAACCAGTCATCCCTGTGTTAAAAGCAATTTCACCAGTTGTTGTTCCAATTTTCCCGGTTGCTTTGCCGTAAAATACTGTTCCATCTTCCAGGACCAGGAGCGCAGGCTTGCGTTCTTCCATATACTAAATTGTTTTTGCAAAATTAGAATTTCTATTCCAACTTCAAAAGTATAGTTCATAAAAAAAGGGTATCCGTTAATAACTGGACACCCTTTTATACTAATTTAAGATTGAATAAATCGTATTCTGACTGCACTAACGTTTGTCCAGTCAAATCGAAAGCAATGCTTTCTCTTACTCTTCACCTTTTTTCTCTTCTTCAGTCGAATCAGCTTCTGCTTCTGGAGCCGCTGCCTCTGGAGCAACTTCTTCCGCTTTTACTTCTTCAACAACTTCTGCTACCGCTACTTCTTCAGTTACTTCAGCAACTGGAGAATCTGCTTTTTTAGCAGTTGTCGAACCACCACGACGAGAACGACGTGTAGTTGTTTTCTTTTCACCTGATGTGTAAACTTCGTTGAAATCAACCAACTCGATTAAACACATTTCAGCATTATCTCCTAAACGGTAACCTGTTCGGATAATACGTGTGTATCCTCCTGGACGGTCAGCAATTTTTGGAGCAATTGTTCTGAAAAGCTCAGTTACAGCCTCCTTACTTTTCAAGTAAGAGAAAGTTGTACGACGATTGTGAGTTGTATCATCTTTTGATTTTGTCAAGATAGGCTCAACATAAACACGTAAAGCTTTTGCTTTAGCGATTGTAGTTGAAATACGTTTGTGTTCGATTAATGAACAAGCCATATTAGACAACATTGCAGCTCTGTGTGCAGTTTGTCTTCCTAAATGATTGAATTTTTTTCCGTGTCTCATAACATTTAATTTCGTAAGTAACGGTTAGCTAGATCTAGTATCGCATCAATCTAGCCACCTATCACGACATTATTTAAAATTTAATTGCGCTACTAGTCTTTATCTAATTTGTACTTCGCTACATTCATACCGAAGTTCAATCCTTTTGAATCAACTAAATCTTCCAACTCAGTTAATGATTTCTTACCGAAATTACGGAATTTCAAGAGATCATTTTTGTTGTAAGATACCAAATCGCCAAGTGTTTCAACGTCTGCTGCTTTCAAACAATTAAGTGCACGAACTGAAAGATCCATATCCACTAATTTTGTTTTCAACAATTGACGCATGTGCAATGATGTTTCATCAAACTCTTCTGTTTCCGATTTCACTTCACTATCTAAAGTGATGCGCTCATCTGAGAATAACATAAAGTGGTGAATCAAAATCTTTGCAGCTTCTTTCAAAGCATCTTTTGGATGAATTGAACCATCAGTAGTCAATTCTAAAACCAATTTTTCGTAATCCGTTTTTTGTTCTACACGGTAATTTTCAATCGTGTATTTTACGTTTACAATTGGAGTAAAAATTGAATCGATCGCAATCGTACCAAAAGGTGCGTTACCTGATTTATTCTCTTCTGCAGGAAGGTAACCACGTCCTTTAATGATTGTCAATTCCAACTCTAATTTAACAGAGCTTTCCATGTTACAAATCACTAAATCTGGGTTTAATACTTGAAATCCTGAAGTGAATTTACCCAAATCACCAGCTGTCAACTTATCTTGACCAGAGATAGAAACAACAACTGTTTCATTATCTGTTCCTTCGATTTGTTGTTTGAAGCGAACTTGTTTCAAATTCAACACGATTTCAGTAACATCCTCTACAACACCTTTCAAAGTTGCGAACTCATGGTCCACTCCTTCGATACGTACTGAAGAAATAGCGTACCCTTCTAATGAAGAAAGTAAAATACGACGTAATGCGTTTCCTACAGTGATACCGTATCCTGGCTCAAGCGGACGGAACTCAAATTGTCCTTTACGCTCGTCCGACTGGATCATAATTACCTTGTCAGGCTTTTGAAAATCTAAAATTGCCATTTGATATTCTTCTTTTTAATTGTTTCACAGTTGCGCGGTAAAAAGATTGAAGAAATTCTTTCAAACCCTTTGGCTGCAATTCAATGATTAATTGATTATTTAGAGTATAATTCGACGATTAATTGCTCCTTGATATTTTCAGGAATCATATCGCGAGAAGGAATGCTCAAAAACTTTCCAGATTTTGTAGCAGAATCCCAATCTAACCAATCGTAACGCTTGTTAGTTGAAGCTGTCAAAGATGAAGTAATTGCTTCTAGAGATTTTGATTTCTCACGAACACTTACTACATCACCGATACGCAATGTATAAGATGGAATGTTAACCACCTCACCATTTACAACGATGTGTTTGTGACTTACTAACTGACGAGCAGCACGACGAGAATTTGCAATACCTAAACGGTATACTGTATTGTCTAAACGCATTTCACACAATTGCAACAAGTTTTCACCTGTAATACCTTTCATGCCTGATGCTTTTTTAAACAAATTCGAGAACTGACGCTCTAAAATCCCGTAAGTGTATTTCGCTTTTTGCTTCTCACCTAATTGGATTGCGTATTCCGATTGTTTTCCTCCTCTACGTTTGTTCGGTCCGTGTTGTCCCGGTCCGTATTGTCTTTTGTCCAGCGCTTTGTCTGGTCCGAAAATTGGGTCGCGGAAACGACGAGCAATCTTCGATTTTGGTCCTGTATATCTTGCCATACTATAAAATGTAAAAAGGGGGATTATGAATTAAGGCTTTCCTTCGATAATCAATTCCCCTTTAAATTAAAATACTAATTACTAAACGCGACGTCTTTTTGGTGGACGACAACCATTGTGTGGAAGTGGAGTTACATCAATGATTTCGATTACCTCGATACCATGATTGTGAATTGCACGAATAGCTGATTCACGACCAGCACCTGGTCCTTTCACAAATACACGAACTCTACGTAATCCGAAGTCATGTGCTTCTTTTGATGCATCCTCAGCAGCAACTTGTGCAGCATAAGGAGTGTTCTTTTTAGAACCTTTGAAGCCCATTTTTCCAGCCGATGACCAAGAAATAACTTGACCAGCGTTGTTTGTCAAAGAAATAATCACATTGTTGAAGGTAGCTTGAATATGCGCTTCACCCGCTGCGTCTACTTTGACTTGTTTCTTCTTCTTTTGATTTGCTTTTGCCATTTTAAAAAAATTTAGCCGCTCTAACGTTTGCTAATATCAACCGCTAGTTCGCGGTTTCTTATTTAGTTGCTTTTTTCTTGTTAGCAACTGTTTTTCTTCTACCTTTTCTAGTACGAGAGTTGTTTTTCGTACGTTGACCTCTTAACGGAAGACCAGCACGGTGACGAATTCCACGAGTACATCCGATATCCATCAAACGTTTAATGTTCAATTGGATTTCAGAACGCAACTGTCCTTCTGTTTTAATCTCAGAAATTGCAGTACGAATCAAAGCAATTTGATCGTCATTCCAATCTTGTACTTTGATGTTCTCATCAATTCCATTATTAACTAATACTTTCTTAGCCGTGCTACGACCAATTCCGAAGATGTATGTCAAACCGATTACACCTCTCTTGTTTTTTGGTAGATCTATACCTGCGATACGTGCCATAATTACCCTTGTCTTTGTTTTAGTTTAGGATTCTTTTTGTTAATCACGTAAACTCTTCCTTTTCTCTTTACGATCTTACAATCTACAGATCGCTTTTTTACTGAAGCTCTTACTTTCATATTTTGCTGTTTTATCGGAGTTCTTTCTTACAAATTATTTGTAGCGGAAAGAAATACGTCCTTTAGTTAAATCATACGGAGACATTTCAACTTTCACACGATCCCCAGGTAAAATTTTAATGTAAAACATTCTCATTTTCCCAGAAATGTGAGCCGTAATAACGTGTCCATTTTCTAATTCGACACGAAACATTGCATTTGACAATGCTTCGATAATTGTTCCGTCTTGTTCTATTGATGCCTGTTTAGCCATAATCTAGAAACCTGATGACATTTCGTTTATACTTCTTCTACCTCTAACACGAGACCCTTCCATTAATCCATCCATATGACGGTTCAATAAATAAGACTCAATTTGTTGAAGGGTATCTAAAACTACTCCTACCATAATTAGTAATGAAGTTCCTCCGAAGAAGTATTCAAAACCTGAGGTAATGTTACAAGCATATGCTATTGAAGGTAGGATCGCAATCAAAGCCAAGAACATAGATCCGGGCAAAGTAATACGAGATACCAACGAGTCAATATACTCAGCAGTCTCATCACCAGGACGTACTCCTGGAATAAATCCTCCACTACGTTTTAAGTCATCAGCCATCTTACGAGGGTTGATCATAATTGCAGTGTAGAAATAAGTAAATACGATAATCAAAAGTGCTAACAATGCGTTGTAAGGAATACCATGAGTATCACCTAAAGCGTATTGAATAACACCACCATCTTTTTGCTGTGAGAAAATCATTACTGGAATAGTCATAATTGCCTGAGCAAAGATGATTGGCATAACACCAGAAGCATTCACCTTCAAAGGTAAATAGTTTCTAGCACCTTGCTCATCTACAGCTCTTGCACCAACTACTCGTTTTGCAGTATTCAATGGAACTTTACGTACCCCTTGAACAATCAAGATTGTTCCTAATACGATAAGCATGAATACGATGATTTCCAACACAATTTTCAATGGAAAATCTTTGTTAGCAGCCATTTCAGCTATAAATGAAGATGGAAGTCTTGATAAAATCCCTACAGTAATCAATAGAGAAATACCATTTCCAATTCCTTTATCAGTAATGCGCTCACCCAACCATACAGCAAACATTGAACCGGCAACCATACAAGACACAGCTGTTGTCCACCATAACATGGTTTGTTCAGCAGGTAATGCACCTGGAATACTAGAAGCATACAAAGAGATATAACTTGGAGCTTGAACAGCACAAATTATAATCGTCAAAATACGCGTATACGTATTGATTTGTTTTCTACCTGATTCACCTTCGTTTTGCATTTTTTGCACAGCAGGAACTGCCATACCTAATAGTTGCATGATAATCGATGCACTAATGTAAGGCATAATACCTAGCGCCATAATAGACACATTGGTAAATCCACCTCCAGAGAACATCGATAATAGAGATTCAAGTACGTTGTCGCCATTCTTTTGAGATGCATTAGCTAGAACTGCTTCAGCATTAACTCCTGGCAACATGATAAACGATCCGATACGGTATATAAGAATTAGAGAAAGCGTCAATAAGATACGCTTTCTCAATTCTTCTACTTTCCAGATGTTCTTTATGTTTTGTATAAACCGTTTCATAAAAAAAATGTCGGCAAAGTTAATTAGATTTCTGAAATACTACCACCTTGAGCTTCAATTCCTACTTTCGCAGAAGAAGAAAACTTGTGAGCACTGATTGTGACTTTAGATTTAAGTTCACCACGACCAAGGATTTTCACCAAGTCATTGCGGGAAACCAACCCATTTTCACGTAGTACTTCGATAGTAATATCAGTTATATTCTTACGTTCAACCAAAGATTGAATAGCATCCAAATTGATTGCTTTGTATTCAACTCTGTTGATATTTTTGAATCCGAATTTAGGAACACGACGTTGTAACGGCATTTGTCCCCCTTCGAACCCAATTTTCTTAGAATAACCAGAACGAGACTTCGCTCCTTTGTGACCGCGCGTAGCAGTACCACCACCACCAGAACCGTGTCCACGACCAATTCTCTTATCAGATAGAACGGATCCTTTCGCAGGTGTTAAATTATTTAAATTCATGGATAATTCGTTTTAAAGTATTAATCTACAACTTGTACCAAATGCTCAACTTTCTTGATCATGCCAAGAATTTGTGGAGTTGCTTCTTTCTCAATTACTTGGTTCAAACGGCTAAATCCTAACGCTTGAATCGTTCTTTTTTGACGAGCCGGGCGTTTGATAGCACTGCGAACTTGTTTTATTTTAATCGTTGCCATACTATTTTTTATTAACCGTTAAAAACTTTGTCCATACTAATTCCACGTTGACGTGCAACAGCTGCAGCATCGCGCATAGACGCTAATGCATTGATAGTTGCTTTAACAACGTTATGTGGATTGGATGATCCTTGAGATTTTGCCAATACGTTGTGAACACCTACAGATTCTAAAACTGCACGCATCGCACCACCAGCGATAACTCCTGTACCATTTGTAGCAGGTTTCAATAAAACTTCTGCTCCACCAAATTTTCCTTTTTGAGCGTGAGGAACTGTACCTCTTAGGATTGGAACTTTAATAAGGTTCTTTTTCGCATCATCGATTCCTTTTGTAATCGCCTCTGTTACTTCTTTCGCCTTACCAAGACCGTGACCTACGATACCGTGCTCATCCCCAACAACTACGATAGCTGAGAAACTGAATGTACGACCTCCTTTTGTTACTTTAGTCACACGGTTCACAGATACCAATTTATCTTTAAGCTCTATATCAGAGGCTTTTACTCTATTTCCTATAATTGCTGCCATGATGATTAAAATTTAAGTCCACCTTCTCTAGCTGAATCAGCTAATGATTTAACACGACCGTGGTATAAATACCCATTACGGTCAAACACTACTGATTCTACACCAGCCTTCACCGCTTTAGAAGCGATTTCTTTTCCTACAACAGCAGCCTGATCAGCTTTATTTTTCTTTTCAGCAGCTTTGTTTTTGTAAGAAGAAGCAGCGACAAGTGTTACACCTTTTGTATCATCAATCAATTGAGCATAGATTTGCTTGTTTGAACGAAATACAGATAGGCGAGGCACTAAAGTAGTACCAGAAATTTTCTTTCTGATTCTTCTTTTAATTTTTGCTCTTCTGTTTAATTTACTAAATGCCATAACTTTTAAAATTATTTTTTACCTGCAGATTTACCAGCTTTTCTTCTAATCTCTTCGCCCAAGAAGCGAATACCTTTTCCTTTATACGGCTCTGGTTTACGAAGGGAACGAATTTTGGCAGCAACCTGGCCCAAAAGTTGTTTATCGTAAGACTCCAATGTTACCAATGGCGCCTTACCCTTTTGAGTATCTGCAGATACCTTAATTTCTTTCGGAAGTTCGATCACAATCGGGTGGGAATAACCTAATGCTAACTCTAACTGTTGACCAGTTGCTGTTGCACGGTAACCTACTCCGATTACTTCTAACTCCTTTTTGAACCCTTCGGATACTCCAGCACACATATTGAACAATAACGCACGGTATAAACCATGTTTTGCTCTATGATCTGGCGCATCAGACGCGCGGATAAAAGTGATTTCAGAACCTTCAATCTGGATTGTGATACAAGAATCAATTTCTTGTGTTAGTTCTCCTTTTGAGCCTTTTACGGTAACTGTAGTACCGTTCACTTTTACTTCAACTCCACTCGGGATTGTTACTGGGGATTTACCTATCCTTGACATTACTTTTTTAATTATGGATTACGAAAGGTGAACTTCACACAATCTGCATCTCTACATTAATTTAATATACGTAGCAAAGAACTTCTCCGCCAACGTTTTCTTTTCTTGCTTCTTTGTCCGTAATTACTCCGCGAGAAGTAGAAACGATAGCAATTCCCAAACCATTCAATACACGTGGCATTTCTGTCGCGCTTGAGTACTTACGAAGACCTGGACGAGACGCACGGTCTATCTTAGTAATCGCTGGAACTTTTGTTGATTGGTTGTACTTCAATGCGATTTTAATCACACCTTGTTTGTCATCTTCTTCGAATTTGTAATTCGCGATGTAACCTTGATCAAACAAGATTGCTGTCATAGCACGCTTTGTGTTTGAACCAGGGATTTCCACTGTTTTCAAACGAGCCATACTCGCATTACGAATTCGTGTTAGAAAATCTGCAATAGGATCT from Fluviicola taffensis DSM 16823 carries:
- a CDS encoding DNA-directed RNA polymerase subunit alpha; translated protein: MAILDFQKPDKVIMIQSDERKGQFEFRPLEPGYGITVGNALRRILLSSLEGYAISSVRIEGVDHEFATLKGVVEDVTEIVLNLKQVRFKQQIEGTDNETVVVSISGQDKLTAGDLGKFTSGFQVLNPDLVICNMESSVKLELELTIIKGRGYLPAEENKSGNAPFGTIAIDSIFTPIVNVKYTIENYRVEQKTDYEKLVLELTTDGSIHPKDALKEAAKILIHHFMLFSDERITLDSEVKSETEEFDETSLHMRQLLKTKLVDMDLSVRALNCLKAADVETLGDLVSYNKNDLLKFRNFGKKSLTELEDLVDSKGLNFGMNVAKYKLDKD
- the rpsH gene encoding 30S ribosomal protein S8, which produces MYTDPIADFLTRIRNASMARLKTVEIPGSNTKRAMTAILFDQGYIANYKFEEDDKQGVIKIALKYNQSTKVPAITKIDRASRPGLRKYSSATEMPRVLNGLGIAIVSTSRGVITDKEARKENVGGEVLCYVY
- the rplO gene encoding 50S ribosomal protein L15, translating into MNLNNLTPAKGSVLSDKRIGRGHGSGGGGTATRGHKGAKSRSGYSKKIGFEGGQMPLQRRVPKFGFKNINRVEYKAINLDAIQSLVERKNITDITIEVLRENGLVSRNDLVKILGRGELKSKVTISAHKFSSSAKVGIEAQGGSISEI
- the rplR gene encoding 50S ribosomal protein L18 — translated: MAFSKLNRRAKIKRRIRKKISGTTLVPRLSVFRSNKQIYAQLIDDTKGVTLVAASSYKNKAAEKKNKADQAAVVGKEIASKAVKAGVESVVFDRNGYLYHGRVKSLADSAREGGLKF
- the rpsE gene encoding 30S ribosomal protein S5, which encodes MAAIIGNRVKASDIELKDKLVSVNRVTKVTKGGRTFSFSAIVVVGDEHGIVGHGLGKAKEVTEAITKGIDDAKKNLIKVPILRGTVPHAQKGKFGGAEVLLKPATNGTGVIAGGAMRAVLESVGVHNVLAKSQGSSNPHNVVKATINALASMRDAAAVARQRGISMDKVFNG
- the rplF gene encoding 50S ribosomal protein L6; amino-acid sequence: MSRIGKSPVTIPSGVEVKVNGTTVTVKGSKGELTQEIDSCITIQIEGSEITFIRASDAPDHRAKHGLYRALLFNMCAGVSEGFKKELEVIGVGYRATATGQQLELALGYSHPIVIELPKEIKVSADTQKGKAPLVTLESYDKQLLGQVAAKIRSLRKPEPYKGKGIRFLGEEIRRKAGKSAGKK
- the rpsK gene encoding 30S ribosomal protein S11 — encoded protein: MAKANQKKKKQVKVDAAGEAHIQATFNNVIISLTNNAGQVISWSSAGKMGFKGSKKNTPYAAQVAAEDASKEAHDFGLRRVRVFVKGPGAGRESAIRAIHNHGIEVIEIIDVTPLPHNGCRPPKRRRV
- the rplQ gene encoding 50S ribosomal protein L17; amino-acid sequence: MRHGKKFNHLGRQTAHRAAMLSNMACSLIEHKRISTTIAKAKALRVYVEPILTKSKDDTTHNRRTTFSYLKSKEAVTELFRTIAPKIADRPGGYTRIIRTGYRLGDNAEMCLIELVDFNEVYTSGEKKTTTRRSRRGGSTTAKKADSPVAEVTEEVAVAEVVEEVKAEEVAPEAAAPEAEADSTEEEKKGEE
- the secY gene encoding preprotein translocase subunit SecY, which encodes MKRFIQNIKNIWKVEELRKRILLTLSLILIYRIGSFIMLPGVNAEAVLANASQKNGDNVLESLLSMFSGGGFTNVSIMALGIMPYISASIIMQLLGMAVPAVQKMQNEGESGRKQINTYTRILTIIICAVQAPSYISLYASSIPGALPAEQTMLWWTTAVSCMVAGSMFAVWLGERITDKGIGNGISLLITVGILSRLPSSFIAEMAANKDFPLKIVLEIIVFMLIVLGTILIVQGVRKVPLNTAKRVVGARAVDEQGARNYLPLKVNASGVMPIIFAQAIMTIPVMIFSQQKDGGVIQYALGDTHGIPYNALLALLIIVFTYFYTAIMINPRKMADDLKRSGGFIPGVRPGDETAEYIDSLVSRITLPGSMFLALIAILPSIAYACNITSGFEYFFGGTSLLIMVGVVLDTLQQIESYLLNRHMDGLMEGSRVRGRRSINEMSSGF
- the rpsD gene encoding 30S ribosomal protein S4; amino-acid sequence: MARYTGPKSKIARRFRDPIFGPDKALDKRQYGPGQHGPNKRRGGKQSEYAIQLGEKQKAKYTYGILERQFSNLFKKASGMKGITGENLLQLCEMRLDNTVYRLGIANSRRAARQLVSHKHIVVNGEVVNIPSYTLRIGDVVSVREKSKSLEAITSSLTASTNKRYDWLDWDSATKSGKFLSIPSRDMIPENIKEQLIVELYSK
- the rpsM gene encoding 30S ribosomal protein S13 encodes the protein MARIAGIDLPKNKRGVIGLTYIFGIGRSTAKKVLVNNGIDENIKVQDWNDDQIALIRTAISEIKTEGQLRSEIQLNIKRLMDIGCTRGIRHRAGLPLRGQRTKNNSRTRKGRRKTVANKKKATK
- the rpmJ gene encoding 50S ribosomal protein L36 — protein: MKVRASVKKRSVDCKIVKRKGRVYVINKKNPKLKQRQG
- the rpmD gene encoding 50S ribosomal protein L30 — encoded protein: MATIKIKQVRSAIKRPARQKRTIQALGFSRLNQVIEKEATPQILGMIKKVEHLVQVVD
- the infA gene encoding translation initiation factor IF-1, coding for MAKQASIEQDGTIIEALSNAMFRVELENGHVITAHISGKMRMFYIKILPGDRVKVEMSPYDLTKGRISFRYK
- the carA gene encoding glutamine-hydrolyzing carbamoyl-phosphate synthase small subunit yields the protein MEERKPALLVLEDGTVFYGKATGKIGTTTGEIAFNTGMTGYQEVFTDPSYYGQILVMTTSHIGNYGVNPIEVESETVKIAGLVTKKFANNFSRTSATSSMQDYLVENDKVGITDIDTRALVRHIRHKGAMNAIISSEILDEKALQKQVKEVPSMDGLELSSKVATKTAYEVGDSSSEFKVALLDFGVKKNIIRCLVDRGCFVKVFPMNATVSELKAFNPDGYLLSNGPGDPSAMPNEISLVKELVELGTPIFGICLGHQILGLSQGLKTEKMFNGHRGINHPVMNLLTGKGEITSQNHGFVIAKESVKANPRIQVTHEHLNDQTIAGIMLTDKPVFSVQYHPEASAGPHDSRYLFDQFITNMQQAKH